The Deltaproteobacteria bacterium CG11_big_fil_rev_8_21_14_0_20_49_13 genomic sequence TTGAATTTTCTGCGGGCTAAGTTCCTTCTCTTCCCAAAATAGGAAAGAACCCTGCCGGTTGAGAGCCATTTGCGGCCGCCCTCTTTTAGATAATCTCTATGAGATGACCACTCATATCTTTCCGGCCGTGTCACCAAGCCTGCCTTCACTGCATTAAGATGAATGTAACGAACAAGCTCAACAAGATACGCATCCTCCTCGACAAGAATCGCTTTATAGCGTCCGCGAAACAGATGACCATCTCGCTGTGAATGCCTATTAAAACGCTGGGTGTAAACACCATTAATGTGTCGCATGGCACGGGAAAGGTTTGCTCTCGGTGTCTCCATGAAAAGATGATAATGATTGGGTAATAAACTAAAACTGTGAATCCTGATCTCCCAAAGGGCAATAGATTCAACGAGAAGGTTGATAAATATCTTGTAATGTTCGCGTGATCTAAATATCGGCTGACGGGCATTGCCGCGATTCATAACATGGTAAAAAGCGCCTTCATATTGCATGCGTAGTGGACGTGCCATGTCGAATCAATGCACTATCAGCGACCAAGAGTAAAGAGTAAAGACTTGACCCCTATTAACTTTCCACAGAACCGGCTGGAGGCCCCACAATTAAAGCGCCGCGTTTTCCCGTAACACCTAATATCAAAAAACGTCTACGGTCGATGATCGAAAGCAGGCGAAATCCCCTCATAGTTTTCACGACCGGCGGTGGGAACGGAGCATCAACGGGCAGGATCCCATTCGAAGCGATAGCAAAAGCCCTGGATGGCGATAAAGAGGCCACTTTTGAAATTACAAGCGGTTTTAAGGTACGGGTCCTGCCGGATCACAAGACGGTATTCTTAGTGATACCCGAAGGTCTTTCTGCCGCGGACCGCATGACACTCGCCCATCCTCCTTCAAATCTTATCAAGCGCTGGCTCGATCCGGTAAAACTATCGTGGCTGAGGCGGGTCAATGAAATATGGCGGGAACTGCGTTCTAACATCAATGATCATGTCAAGGGAGAGGTCTTTATTCATCCATTCTTCGAAAAGACCACCATCACCTGGCTCAGCAACGTCTTTGAAGAGTACATGTTGTTCTATTTGAACTTCAAACAGGAGGTGCGGCACTTTTACACCGAGGCAGCTGGACTACCTAGTGCCGAAAGGATCGAACGTGCCAAGCAGAGCTTATTGCAGAAGCCAAGATATCATCCGCAATGTCGAACGCCTTGGCCCCATTCGAGCAAATGCTTCAGAACATGAGGATAATAAAACCGGACGGCGAGTTCCTTGCCAAATGCTTAAAGGCCATTGGCGGAGTTCATGAGGCTAAAAAAGGGTATCAGATAGATTATATAATCGAGACCATTGAAGCCGTGAAGAGCGGCAAGATGGCTGATGATTCGGCCGTGGAATTCGTGAGCAACGGCTACGGGGTAAGGGATATTGTTCGGGATGCCGAGCTGCTGCTTACGGAACTTGCAAAAAGAAAAGGGATGTCTCTCAAAAGTGAGATTGACCCAAGGCTCAGAGATGTAAAGATAAACGACAGCACGGCATTCATAGCTCTCATGGGGGTGGTGCGCGAGCCGGTTCATGACTCGATAAAATATTCCCCTAAAGGCTCCGTAATAACTATTTCGGTAAGACTAGATGAGGATTCAAAAAATGTGGTATTTGAAGTGGTCGACCAGGGTTTCGGCATCAGCCGACTCAACCTATGGTTCATAAACAAAGGTGATTACGGCGGTAATATCCGCGAACATACGGAACTTGAGGGCGTTCGCACCGACGGGAGCGGGTTCGGACTTATGGGCGTAAAGGGAAGGGTCGATTCGCTCGGCGGGGAATTAAAGATCACATCCAAACATTATGAAGAGTCCCCGGGAGAGAACGGAACAACTGTTTCTGTGACCATCCCCGCAGAACACTTTTCAGGGCTCCCAAAATAAAAGACCCGCCCTCATTTTAAGAGAGCGGGCCTTTTCTTTTCATTTCAGATATCAGGCATGTGATTCGCACGCACAGCAAGAAGCGGCGGTTTCGGCAGCCTTCTTAGGCGCCCGCACGGCAGATATAAGCAGGGCCGCAACGAGACATGACACGCCGCAGATGGTGAATGCCAGCGGGAAGTTGCCAAGGTCGCCGAGCTTTCCGCCAAGTATGGGACCGAAGATGCCGCCCACTCCATAGGCCAAGAATACCCAGCCATAGTTCTGTCCGACCGATTTCGTTCCAAAGGTGTCGGCAGTTATATAAGGGAACAGGGCAAAGTTACCGCCAAAGTTGAAACCGATAAGTGTCGCGCCAAGGTAGAGTAGCACAGGAACGGCGGCCATCCATTGAAAGCAGATAACTACAACACCCTGAAGGGCCATCATGAGAGCTATTGAGAGCTTTCTGCCTATCTTGTCGCTTATCGTCCCCCACGCGATACGTCCTATACCGTTAGCCAGCGAAAAGAAGATGGCCATTGCGGTCCCGGCTATAGCGCTCGCTTCGACCTCGCTCATTCCAGTTGCCGTCAGTGCCTGCATCGGGAAGAGCTTCATAAGTCCAATGCTCATAAGTCCGGCGCTTGCGCCAAATGCGAACGTGAGCATTATCATATAATATTGGGATGTGCCAAGCATCTCGCGGCTCTTGAACTCCACGGTTCCGGCAACGTGTTTACCTGCCACCGCAACCGGGGCCGTCCACCCTTCCGGCTTGAAACCTTCCGGCGGAAATGTCATCCAGATACCGCCTATCAAGACGCTTACTAGAAATATCACACCATAGAGCATAAACGTTCCACTAAGGCCGAAGACGTCCGGCTTTAAAAAATTGCCCCACTCACCGGCCAGTTTCACCCAGAGCATAGCGCCGAAACCGAAACCTGCAACAGCAAGACCTGTTACCAGACCCTTTTTATCGGGAAACCACCTCATTCCGACCGCAATGGGAACTACATAGGCAAGGCCTATGCCTGCGCCGCCAACGAGCCCCACAAATATAAAGACGGGCCAGAAGCTTGTTCCTCCGAAAAGCCCTGCCAGAATATACCCCGCTCCAAGCACAAGGCCGCCGGCTATCGCCAGCTTTCTGGGCCCTATCTTAGGCATGAGTCTTCCGGCCAACACCATCACCACAGCAAAAGCGGCCAACCCAGCCGAAAAAACCGTCTGTGTCTCTGTCTTTGTCCAGCCTGCTTCAACAAGCGGCTTTGTAAATACCGACCATGCGTAAATAGCCCCCAAAGAGAGCTGTATAAGGATGGCACCGAACACCACCCACCATCTGTTCTTCATATACACTTCCTCCTTTTATTGATTTGAGCGCCCTGTCGCTAACATGACGAAAATCAGAAGTCAACTTGACTCTTGCGAAAATACCTCTATATTAGGCACCATGCCACTATACGAGTATAAATGTACGAATTGCCAGAAGATTAGCGAGTTCATATTGAGGCAAACCGAGGCCCCCACGGAAGGATGCCGCCACTGCGGAGAAAAGAAGATAGAGCGGGTCCTTTATTCGACCTTTGCGATAGCGGGGGCCGGTTCCAGCGCATGCGAATCGAGCAATTTCTGTAGCGATGCCCACAAATGCGGCGGCGGTTGCAAACACTAAAAATGACGAAAGAGTTAAAACCCTTTAAAGACATCCTCGGGTTACCCCCGGAAAAAAGGCTCGAAGCGGTCCTTAATTCAAGTAACCCTGCGGCCCTTGTAAGATCAATGCCCGAAGAAGAGGTGTGGCTCACCATTAAAAAGCTTGGGCCCCACGATGCCCTAGCGATACTCGCGAACACGTCCGTCGAACAGGTTCAGTACATCCTGGATATCGAATTTTGGAAAAAGGACCGGTTCATTCCGGAGCAATCGCTTACATGGCTCTCTCATCTTAAAGATTGCGGAGAAGAAAAGGTCCTCGAATGGGTCCATGAAACGGACGCTGATTCCGTGATTCTTGCGCTCAAAGATTTCATACACGTCAAAAAGAAGGAGACGTCCGACGACAACCCTCTTGAACATGACTGGCCATACCACTTAGCTCCCCAAACAATGGACGGCTCGTACTATTATCAGGCATTGTCTGAAAGAGCCGATGAGGTCGTAAGGCCCATATTTGAGATAATAGCAAAAAACGACCACGCATTCTTCATGAAACTTTGCAATGCGATGATGGCCGAGATCAGGTCCAACCTTGAAGAGGCGGCATTCACATGGCGCACCAAAAGATTATCTGAAAAAGGGTTTGTGAGCATCGAAGAGGCGCTTGAGGTCTACAGATACTTGAACGACAGACAGATGTCATCTCTTCCAAAACGCCAGACGCTCTCGCTGGAAGAGACAGAAAAGGCCGCACTCTATCCCCTTGCCCTAGGAGGCGAAGAGTATCCGGTCTTGATGCTTGCCCTTGGAAGCCTGAAGAATGACGAGGTGGCGGAAGATGTCGCAAAAGAGATAGCAACGCTTGCGAACAAGGTAATAATGGCCGACGGAAGGGCGATAACTCCGGAAACCATCACGGCATGCCTTAAAAAAGTGATGGCCTACGTCAACATCGGCCTTGAACATTTAAGCGGCGCCGATATCCATAAGGCTGGCGATGTCCTTCGCGAAAGATGGACGATGAACCTCTTTCAGATAGGCTTCAGCCTTGTCTCAAGGCTTCGTCAGCACGCCAAGAAATTCTTAACATCTGGATGGCCCGCAGAGCTCGGCGGGGATCTGACCCTTTTGGAGCCTTCGCTCGCCTCAAAGATAAACGCGCTCCTACGAAGAAGACCCCTCTATTTTTCCGGCGAGTTCGAAGAACCTGCGTACCGCGATTTTAAGAGCGTCGATGAGGCAAGAGAAGTGAACATCGCCATAGAAAAGGCCGAGTTCATAGGCGACATGATTAAGGGTGTGTTCAAGGTAAGGCTTTCCGAACTGAAAAGTCTTGTAGCCGAGCGCGAGAACATGACCTTTTCGACCATCCTCTTGACCGCTTGGGCAAAGGGTGTGGTCTCGGGGAATTATAAGTTCGCTCCGCTGACAGAAGAAGAGCTTAAACTCGCCGTGAAAAAGGTCTTTGGAAAAGAGAACAAAGGTTCCTCTATTCGTGCGTTCAAAATGGATTCGCCGGTGAAGTTCCACAAATGGCTTTTGGAACATCAGCTAGGCATAAGCAAGGAAGAAGAAAAACTTCTAAAAGGGTTTCTTGACGAATGTTTCAATGGATTTATAGAAGAGTTCTCGGAACTTCTGGGCAAAAAAGACCTCGACCGGAGATTCATCCAGTCGGTCTGGGTCGTGCCTTCCGCAGATTAGTGTTTGATAGGCTCGAACATGTCCTTGCCCGCTCCGCATTCGGGGCAGACCCAGTCTTCAGGTAGCTGTTCGAACGGAACTCCCTTTTCCACACCGTTGTCGGGGTCGCCTTCTACCGGATCATAGATATACTGACAGACCGTGCATTCGAATTTGTGATGCATAAAAAGTCTCCTTTTTCTATTGCCCATCTAGCGTAATTGATTTAGTTTTGCAAGGAATAAGGGCCAGTTCCCCCCTTAATGAACTTTTATATACAATGATGGTGACCTTGCCGTTATGGAAATGGAAGCTGGCCCTATCTGGGGAGATTTGCCAGGAGGCAAATTAAGATGGATAAAATAGAGTTTGAAAAGGTGGTGAAAAAGGCGCTCGAAACGCTTCCGGAAGAGTTCGCAAAGAACCTTGAGAACATGGAAATAACGGTTGAAGACGCTCCTGGGGCCGGCCGATTCAAGAACCACATACTATTGGGACTTTATCAGGGCATCCCCCTTGAAAAACGCGACAACTATTATGCGGGCGTGTTGCCGGACAAGATAACCCTCTTTCAGAAGAACATTGAGGCGATAAGCCCCAGCCAGGATGAGATGATCGAACAGATACAAACAACGCTTTTACATGAGCTCGGCCATTACTTTGGAATTTCGGATAAAAGATTAAGGGAAATGGGGTATTGATCCATGAACATACTAAAAGATGTCCTTTCGATCCCAACTGCACCGTTCCATGAAGGTCTCGTTGCGAAATATGTAAAGAACACCTGCAAAGGACTTGGGCTGAAGATCCGTTCCGACGGATCGGGAAACCTTTTCGTCCGTTATAAAAAGGGCCGCGGAAAACAGCCGGTGATCCTCACCTCTCACATGGACCACCCCGGGTTCGAAATAATAAAGGGGGGCGATAAAAAATGTACGGTCGGGATTCTGGGAGGCGTTAACCTAGATTTTTTTGCGGGCGCCCGCGTTGCCATTAATTCAGCAAGAGGCATTATAAAGGGCGTTGTTGCCAAAAAACCCCTTAAGAAAAAGTGGATGGGAAAGCCAACGTTCGAGATCAACTGTCATCCCCGCGCAAGCGGGGATCTGGTGAGCTCGCTGGATTCCCGCTTGCGCGGGGATGACAGGGTTCGTAAGGGCTTCTTTGGCTGGTACGACCTCCCCGGTTATATGAAAAAGAAGGGGCTGATAATCACAAAGGCGGCCGATAATGTGGCAAGCGTTGCCGCCCTTCTTCAGCTTCTTACAACGCTCAAAAAGCGGTGCGCCTCGGCCGATGTCACATGCGTCTTTACACGTGCGGAGGAGGTCGGTTTCGTTGGATGTACGGCACTTGAAAAGGAAAAGATATTTCCAAAGAACGTTCCCATAATAGTCATCGAATGCAGTTCGGCAAGCGGCGGCAAGGTTGAAATCGGCGGGGGTCCGGTGATACGCGTCGGTGACAAGATGTCATGTTATACTCCCGAAGTGGATCTCTGGCTTAGATCTCTCTCTAAAAAATTAAAGGTCCAGCGGGCGCTCCTGGCCGGAGGGACCTGCGAGGCAAGCGTGTGGATGCTGAAAGGATACAGAACGGGCGGCCTTGCATTTCCCTTAGGCAACTACCACAATAATGCCGAAAAAACTTACGGACCGGAGTTCATAAGCCTGAAGGACTACAAGACCATGCAAAAACTCCTGATAACCATGGCCCTGTCCAAAAAAGGCTCATCTCATATCAGGGCGAATCTCGCACCCGTAATGAAGAATTACCGCCTCTGGGGTCCAAAACTAAATAGTCGTTGACCTAATATTTTAAACGCATTAAACGCATTTCACATGAAAGCCCTCCAAAAAGCCAGCCCCCAAAAGGGATGCAAGATAATAGAAGCGCCCGTTCCAAAGGCCAAGGATGATTACGTTGTCTGCAAGGTGCTTGCTACTTCCATCTGCGGGACCGACGTTCACATCTATAACTGGGACCGGTGGGCGCAAAATCGCATTAAACCACCGATGATATTCGGGCACGAATTCTGCGGTGAGGTGGTCGAGGCGGGCCCGGAGGTCAGGAACATCAAAGTTGGCGACCGTGTCTCTGCCGAGACGCATATCCCCTGCCATTCCTGCAAACAGTGCAAGAACGGAAAGATGCACATCTGCAAAGACCTTAAGATACTTGGGGTCGATATCAACGGATGTTTTGCCGAATATGCAACGCTCCCCGAGATCTGCTGCGTTAAGACCAACCCCGCGTTGCCGCCCGAGATATGCTCCGTAATGGAACCTTTTGGAAATGCGGTACATGCGGTATCCAGAAGTAACGTTAAAGACAAGGATGTGTCCATAGTGGGCGACGGACCTATCGGTCTTTTTACGGTCATCGTGGCAAGGGCACTGGGCGCCAGGAGGATATTTGCGGTTGGTGCGCAGGATTACCGCCTAAGCCTCATGAAAAAGCTGGGTCCCGACTATCTTTTTGACGCAAGAAAACACGATGTCGTTAAAGAAATAATGTCCTTAACTGACGGAGACGGTGTTGACATAACTTTAGAGATGAGCGGAGCCCCCGCGGCAATATTTGCCGGCATTAAGTCGACCACCCCCGGCGGAACTCTCACACTGTTCGGAATACCTTCAAAACCGGTCGAAATAGATCTGGCTGGGCTCATATTTAAAGAGATACAGGTTACATCCATCGTAGGCCGGCATATGTTCGACACATGGGACCAGGTGAACGAGCTCCTCAACTCCGGCAAGGTCGATCTTCGCCCCCTTCTCACCCATACATTCCCGCTGGAAAAGATAGATACCGCGATGGAACTTTTAAGGCCCGATAATATTCAGGCGGGGAAGATAGTTTTAATACCGTAACTCGTAACTTGTAACTCGTAACTTGTAAAAACAAATCACGAATTACGAATTACAAATTACGAAAAAATATGTACACACATCTCAAGCCGATCATCGAGAACGAACTTAAGGGAATTAAAGAGGCCGGTCTGTGGAAAGAGGAGTGGCCTATTCTTTCACAGCAATCGGCGAACATTCGCGTGAAACAGGGCGAAGTAATAAACTTTTGCGCAAATAACTACTTGGGCCTTGCGAACAACAAAGAACTTATCGAAGCTGGTAAGAGGGCCCTGGATAAATATGGCTACGGAATGGCGAGCGTCCGCTTCATCTGCGGAACCGGCGATGTCCATAAAGAGCTTGAAGAGACGATATCAAAGTTCTTCGGAACGGAAGACACGATACTTTACGGTTCCTGTTTTGACGCCAACGGCGGACTGTTCGAGGTCCTCTTAAACGATCAGGATGCGATTATCTCAGACCAGCTAAACCACGCATCTATCATAGACGGCGTGAGGCTCTGCAAGGCAAAGCGCTTCCGCTACCTCAACTCCGATATGAACGACCTTGAAAAACAGCTGAAAGATGCCGATGCCGGGGGCGCAAGACTTAAGATGATAGCGACCGATGGCGTCTTCTCGATGGATGGATATATAGCAAAGCTCGATCAGGTATGCGATCTGGCGGAAAAATATAATGCGATAGTAATGGTAG encodes the following:
- a CDS encoding MFS transporter; amino-acid sequence: MKNRWWVVFGAILIQLSLGAIYAWSVFTKPLVEAGWTKTETQTVFSAGLAAFAVVMVLAGRLMPKIGPRKLAIAGGLVLGAGYILAGLFGGTSFWPVFIFVGLVGGAGIGLAYVVPIAVGMRWFPDKKGLVTGLAVAGFGFGAMLWVKLAGEWGNFLKPDVFGLSGTFMLYGVIFLVSVLIGGIWMTFPPEGFKPEGWTAPVAVAGKHVAGTVEFKSREMLGTSQYYMIMLTFAFGASAGLMSIGLMKLFPMQALTATGMSEVEASAIAGTAMAIFFSLANGIGRIAWGTISDKIGRKLSIALMMALQGVVVICFQWMAAVPVLLYLGATLIGFNFGGNFALFPYITADTFGTKSVGQNYGWVFLAYGVGGIFGPILGGKLGDLGNFPLAFTICGVSCLVAALLISAVRAPKKAAETAASCCACESHA
- a CDS encoding rubredoxin yields the protein MHHKFECTVCQYIYDPVEGDPDNGVEKGVPFEQLPEDWVCPECGAGKDMFEPIKH
- a CDS encoding L-threonine 3-dehydrogenase, encoding MKALQKASPQKGCKIIEAPVPKAKDDYVVCKVLATSICGTDVHIYNWDRWAQNRIKPPMIFGHEFCGEVVEAGPEVRNIKVGDRVSAETHIPCHSCKQCKNGKMHICKDLKILGVDINGCFAEYATLPEICCVKTNPALPPEICSVMEPFGNAVHAVSRSNVKDKDVSIVGDGPIGLFTVIVARALGARRIFAVGAQDYRLSLMKKLGPDYLFDARKHDVVKEIMSLTDGDGVDITLEMSGAPAAIFAGIKSTTPGGTLTLFGIPSKPVEIDLAGLIFKEIQVTSIVGRHMFDTWDQVNELLNSGKVDLRPLLTHTFPLEKIDTAMELLRPDNIQAGKIVLIP
- a CDS encoding glycine C-acetyltransferase gives rise to the protein MYTHLKPIIENELKGIKEAGLWKEEWPILSQQSANIRVKQGEVINFCANNYLGLANNKELIEAGKRALDKYGYGMASVRFICGTGDVHKELEETISKFFGTEDTILYGSCFDANGGLFEVLLNDQDAIISDQLNHASIIDGVRLCKAKRFRYLNSDMNDLEKQLKDADAGGARLKMIATDGVFSMDGYIAKLDQVCDLAEKYNAIVMVDDSHATGFIGKTGRGTPEHCGVMKRVDVITSTMGKALGGASGGFTSGKKEMIELLRQRSRPYLFSNTLAPTITAVSIEVFKMLSRSTSLRDKLEESTQYFRNGLKRSGLTIKEGVHPIVPIMFGDAKLAADVSRDMLGEGIYVKGFSYPVVPKGEARIRTQVSAAHTKEHLDKAITAFAKICKKHSVI